Proteins from a genomic interval of Arachis hypogaea cultivar Tifrunner chromosome 10, arahy.Tifrunner.gnm2.J5K5, whole genome shotgun sequence:
- the LOC112717157 gene encoding geraniol 8-hydroxylase, with protein sequence MDAVMSSVLLFLLTATVVHLIGRSLSTKPSKHKLPPAPKGIPIFGNLLQLGNKPHQTLATLATIHGPIMRLQLGQVTTVVMSSAETAKSALQIHDQHLSNRKMPDAMKGAGHDAYSIPFMPVSPRWRDLRKICNNLIFSSKNLDASQELRQRKIRQLLADVQDSSSRGEVVDIGRLAFMTTINLLSNTFYSQDLVRSSDVAGEFKQLVTNIMKEVGRPNVADCFPLLKAVDPLGIRRRTGNYFGRLLEIFKGLVRERLRLRSDGGYCPRNDVLDLMLHNENAQDMYKDKIERLSLDLFLAGTDTITSTVEWAMAELLQNPKVMSKAKSEVEEIVGKGKVVEESDMARLPYLQAVIKETLRKHPAVPLLLPREAEMDVEIQGYTVQKGAQVLVNVWAIGRDPNVWENPHVFSPERFLGSQIDFRGRNFELTPFGAGRRICPGLPLAMRMLFLMLGLFINCFDWKLEAEDMDMDEKFGLTLEKAQPVRVIPLQLAA encoded by the exons ATGGACGCAGTGATGAGTTCCGTACTCCTGTTCCTGTTAACCGCAACCGTCGTCCATCTCATTGGTCGTTCCCTTTCCACCAAACCATCAAAACACAAGCTTCCACCAGCACCCAAGGGCATCCCCATCTTCGGAAACCTCCTTCAGCTCGGCAATAAGCCACACCAAACTCTCGCCACACTCGCCACCATCCACGGCCCAATCATGCGCCTCCAGCTAGGCCAAGTAACCACCGTCGTCATGTCCTCCGCCGAAACAGCCAAGTCAGCCCTCCAAATCCACGACCAGCACCTTTCGAACCGGAAGATGCCAGATGCAATGAAAGGCGCCGGCCACGACGCTTACAGCATCCCGTTTATGCCGGTTTCGCCACGCTGGCGAGACCTGAGAAAGATATGCAACAACTTGATCTTCTCCAGCAAGAACCTGGATGCCAGCCAAGAGCTGAGGCAAAGAAAGATAAGACAACTTTTGGCGGACGTTCAAGACAGCAGCTCTAGAGGCGAAGTAGTGGATATTGGTAGGCTCGCTTTCATGACCACAATCAACTTGTTGTCCAACACCTTCTACTCTCAGGACCTTGTTAGGTCGTCCGACGTGGCGGGGGAGTTCAAGCAGCTCGTGACCAACATAATGAAAGAGGTTGGGAGGCCCAACGTGGCGGATTGTTTTCCGCTGCTGAAGGCGGTGGACCCCCTGGGCATAAGGAGGCGGACGGGCAATTACTTTGGGAGGCTGCTGGAAATCTTTAAAGGGTTGGTTCGTGAGAGGTTGCGCCTCCGGAGTGACGGTGGTTACTGTCCCAGGAATGATGTATTGGATCTCATGCTCCACAATGAGAATGCTCAAGACATGTATAAGGACAAGATTGAGCGTCTCTCGCTG GACTTGTTTCTGGCTGGAACAGACACAATAACATCTACAGTGGAATGGGCGATGGCAGAGTTACTGCAGAATCCAAAGGTGATGTCAAAGGCGAAGTCAGAAGTAGAGGAAATAGTTGGAAAAGGTAAGGTAGTGGAAGAATCAGACATGGCAAGACTGCCATACTTGCAGGCAGTAATAAAAGAAACACTCCGAAAGCACCCGGCAGTTCCCCTGCTGCTCCCTCGCGAAGCAGAAATGGATGTTGAGATCCAGGGATACACGGTGCAAAAGGGGGCACAAGTTCTTGTTAACGTCTGGGCTATTGGAAGGGATCCAAACGTGTGGGAAAATCCGCATGTGTTCTCGCCTGAGCGCTTCTTAGGATCCCAGATCGACTTCAGAGGCCGCAATTTCGAGCTCACGCCGTTTGGTGCTGGAAGAAGGATATGCCCCGGTTTGCCGTTGGCCATGAGGATGTTGTTCTTG
- the LOC112717158 gene encoding uncharacterized protein has translation MLDRIKEMENGTGKEQNNEDQKVSFYFDSDREVSPQAIGASACIEHPVSKFDTLAGIAIKYGVEVADIRKMNGLVTDRQIFALKTINIPLPGRHPPSPCLSYDATSPGQGNSNPPCTDAGHLELFESFHSLKGKPSEPKVSQAMSSLQGFYGLKQATNSSEDNSHSPNRPLHQHRKSRSLVDIILAEVMEKGHVEEAAQVRQEGELEKWNDKLIRRRQKSEADFSRIPELLLKEDSSSASVGPPSRTGKRLALRQKVGSRSALTSDSESSGIMKTGDASEWSSSLSSGVRKSYSTPCFQDQDNSCTSSIWPPSVWTLKPDLQVLPKPRRNKAALD, from the exons ATGTTGGATAGGATTAAAGAGATGGAAAACGGAACAGGGAAAGAGCAGAACAATGAGGATCAAAAAGTTTCGTTCTATTTTGATAGTGATCGGGAGGTTAGCCCCCAAGCGATTGGTGCATCAGCATGCATTGAGCACCCTGTCTCCAAGTTTGACACTTTGGCTGGCATTGCAATCAAGTATGGTGTTGAG GTTGCTGACATCAGAAAAATGAACGGACTTGTCACGGATCGTCAAATATTCGCACTTAAAACCATCAACATTCCACTGCCTGGAAGGCACCCTCCTTCTCCTTGTTTATCTTATGATGCAACCTCTCCAGG ACAAGGTAACTCCAATCCCCCTTGCACTGATGCTGGCCACCTTGAGCTGTTTGAATCATTCCATTCCTTGAAAGGCAAGCCTTCCGAGCCCAAGGTCTCGCAAGCAATGAGCTCCTTACAAGGTTTCTATGGACTTAAACAGGCCACTAATTCCTCCGAAGACAATTCCCACTCGCCTAACCGACCTCTGCACCAACACCGCAAATCCAGAAGTTTGGTGGATATAATCTTGGCAGAGGTCATGGAAAAGGGGCATGTTGAAGAGGCTGCACAAGTGAGGCAAGAAGGGGAGTTGGAGAAATGGAATGATAAACTTATCCGGAGGCGCCAGAAATCTGAAGCTGACTTTAGTAGGATACCGGAATTGCTGTTGAAAGAGGATAGCAGCAGCGCTTCTGTTGGTCCTCCATCGAGAACAGGAAAGCGCTTGGCTCTGAGGCAGAAAGTGGGTAGCAGAAGTGCATTAACAAGTGATTCTGAATCAAGTGGTATCATGAAAACAGGGGATGCTTCTGAAtggtcatcatcattatcatctggGGTGCGAAAATCATACAGCACACCGTGCTTTCAAGACCAAGATAACAGTTGCACCTCATCCATTTGGCCACCCTCAGTGTGGACCTTGAAACCAGATTTACAGGTTCTACCGAAGCCTCGAAGAAATAAAGCTGCACTTGACTGA
- the LOC112718392 gene encoding myosin-6-like produces the protein MTRLAYLHEPGVLQNLHVRYEVNEIYTYTGNILIAVNPFQRLPHLYSRETMEKYKGAAFGEKSPNPFAIADSAYRKMINEETSQSILVSGESGAGKTESTKMLMCYLAYMGGRAANEGRSVEQQVLESNPVLEAFGNAKTVRNNNSSRFGKFVEIQFDQKGRISGAAIRTYLLERSRVCQVSDPERNYHCFYMLCAAPKEDVEKYKLGNPRTFHYLNQSNCIELQGLDDSKEYLATRRAMDVVGINGNEQDAIFRIVAAVLHLGNIEFVKGDDEETDSSQPKDDKSRFHLKTAAELLMCDEKSLEDSFCKRVMVTRGDKITKSLDPVAASLSRDALAKIIYSRLFDWIVDKINNSIGQDPHSKNLIGVLDIYGFESFKTNSFEQFCINLTNEKLQQHFNQHVFKMEQEEYTKEEINWSYIEFVDNQDVLDLIEKKPGGIIALLDEACMFPRSTHETFAEKLYQTFKDNKRFSKPKLSRTDFTVNHYAGDVTYQTDLFLDKNKDYVVPEHAALLNASKCNFVSGLFPPLPEETSKSTKFASVATQFKQQLQSLLETLNATEPHYIRCVKPNNLLKPGIFENSNVLQQLRCGGVMEAIRISCAGYPTRKNFDEFIRRFSILEPKVLTSCPDEMTSCKMLLDKVNLKDYQIGKTKVFLRVGQMAQLDACRAEVLGRSATIIQRKVCTYLCQKHYNTLRMSAIQLQRVVRGQLARFHYEKMRREDASVKIQKNLRMHLSKTAYQALKASAVFIQTAMRGKTARNQLRYRKLTRAAVIIERHGRGYIARSHYKRLKKAAIFAQCSWRRTMARRELRKLRMAAKEAKALEAAKKELEKQVEELSLSLESERRMRVDIEEAKTQENEKLQSALHEMELQLKETQASLHEMESLLLKERQAPKTADTTPMQVIQSNGADNDIELISKLTAENEQLKDQVSSLEQKINETERKYEECSKLSEERMNQIIETESKIIELKTSMQRLEEKVSDMETENQVLRQKSLSSSSSKKMSEKNPSQSSENGSNQASTSASSGQTKTFGTDADSKVRTSHMERHLESIETLFKCIQKDLGFSEGKPVAAFTLYNCLLHWKCFEAEKTSIFDRLIQLIGSAIEDQDNNGCMAYWLSNTSALLFHLQRTLRVPTARKPPTPTSFFGRVTQGFRSSKSLSSGSFDVEHQVDAKYPALLFKQQLAAYVEKIYGILRENLKKDISPLISAFIQAHGKSDDNNHPAASWTAIVQCINRFLNIFKENHVHPVLVQKIFSQVFQHINAEIFNSLVSQRECCTFNNGQLLKSGLAELEQWSTEATEEYAGTTLDELKHVTQAVRFLVVEKKDELSYDGLTNELCPVLSSHQLYRICTLYWDGNENDSSQSVSSEVISSLKLLMTDGVEDDSKSYMLEDNSSIPIIVEEISSSLKDKTTSKVKPPEELLENAGFQFLHDYS, from the exons ATGACAAGGTTGGCATATCTGCATGAACCAGGGGTACTTCAGAATTTGCATGTTCGATATGAAGTAAATGAAATATAT ACTTACACAGGAAACATATTGATAGCTGTAAACCCTTTCCAAAGATTACCTCATTTATATTCGAGGGAAACAATGGAGAAGTATAAAGGCGCGGCTTTCGGTGAGAAGAGCCCAAACCCCTTTGCCATTGCTGATTCTGCATACAGGAAGATGAtaaatgaagaaacaagccaatCCATTTTAGTTAGTGGAGAAAGTGGAGCTGGTAAAACAGAAAGTACAAAAATGCTTATGTGTTATCTTGCTTATATGGGAGGCAGAGCAGCTAATGAAGGACGCTCAGTTGAGCAACAAGTCTTGGAG TCCAATCCTGTTTTAGAAGCATTTGGCAACGCCAAGACTGTTAGGAACAATAATTCAAG TCGTTTTGGTAAGTTTGTGGAGATTCAGTTTGATCAAAAGGGGAGAATTTCAGGAGCTGCTATCAGAACTTATTTGCTGGAACGGTCTCGTGTCTGTCAGGTTTCTGATCCTGAGAGAAACTATCATTGCTTTTATATGCTTTGTGCTGCACCAAAAGag GATGTTGAAAAGTACAAATTGGGAAACCCAAGAACTTTTCATTACCTAAATCAATCAAATTGCATTGAGTTGCAAGGGTTGGATGATTCTAAGGAATACCTTGCAACTAGAAGAGCTATGGATGTTGTTGGGATCAATGGTAATGAGCAG GATGCCATATTTCGAATAGTAGCTGCAGTGTTGCACTTGGGAAATATTGAATTTGTTAAGGGGGACGATGAAGAGACTGATTCCTCTCAACCTAAGGATGACAAATCTCGTTTCCACCTTAAAACTGCAGCTGAGCTTTTGAT GTGCGACGAGAAATCCCTTGAGGATTCATTTTGCAAACGTGTTATGGTCACTCGCGGCGATAAAATAACAAAGTCACTTGATCCCGTTGCTGCAAGTCTCAGCAGAGATGCTTTggctaaaattatttattcaaggCTTTTTGACTG GATTGTGGACAAGATTAACAATTCTATTGGGCAAGATCCACATTCAAAGAACTTAATCGGAGTCTTAGATATATACGGATTTGAAAGTTTCAAGACGAACAG TTTTGAGCAATTCTGTATCAATTTGACTAACGAGAAATTGCAACAGCATTTCAACCAG CATGTCTTCAAAATGGAGCAAGAAGAATATACAAAGGAAGAAATCAATTGGAGTTATATAGAGTTCGTTGATAATCAAGATGTTCTTGATCTCATAGAAAAG AAACCAGGTGGCATTATCGCTCTTCTAGATGAGGCATg CATGTTTCCAAGATCAACCCATGAAACATTTGCCGAAAAGCTGTATCAAACATTTAAAGACAATAAACGGTTCAGCAAGCCAAAGCTGTCTCGTACGGATTTCACAGTAAACCACTATGCTGGTGAT GTGACTTATCAAACAGACCTTTTCCTTGATAAGAACAAAGACTATGTTGTTCCAGAGCATGCTGCCTTACTCAATGCTTCAAAGTGCAACTTCGTTTCAGGGTTGTTCCCTCCTTTGCCTGAGGAAACTTCCAAATCAACCAAGTTTGCTTCTGTTGCAACTCAGTTTAAGCAACAACTGCAGTCTCTGCTGGAAACACTAAACGCTACTGAGCCACACTACATTCGCTGTGTAAAGCCCAACAACCTTCTTAAGCCTGGAATATTTGAGAACAGTAATGTGTTGCAGCAGCTACGATGCGGG GGAGTAATGGAGGCAATAAGAATTAGTTGTGCCGGATATCCTACTAGGAAGAACTTTGACGAATTCATTCGACGATTTAGTATCCTAGAACCTAAGGTTCTTACATCAtg CCCTGATGAAATGACCAGTTGCAAGATGCTTCTTGACAAAGTGAACCTTAAAGATTATCAG ATTGGAAAGACAAAAGTGTTTTTGAGAGTAGGACAAATGGCACAACTAGATGCCTGTAGAGCAGAAGTATTAGGAAGATCTGCAACCATTATTCAAAGAAAAGTTTGCACATATCTTTGCCAAAAACACTACAACACATTGCGGATGTCTGCAATACAACTACAAAGGGTAGTCAGAGGACAACTAGCACGCTTTCATTATGAAAAAATGAGGAGGGAAGATGCTTCTGTGAAAATTCAAAAGAATCTTCGCATGCATCTTTCCAAGACTGCTTACCAAGCCCTCAAGGCTTCAGCTGTATTTATTCAGACTGCTATGAGAGGCAAGACTGCTAGAAATCAACTCAGATATAGGAAGTTAACCAGAGCTGCTGTAATCATTGAG AGACACGGTAGAGGTTACATAGCTCGTTCTCATTACAAACGTTTAAAGAAAGCCGCTATTTTTGCACAATGTTCATGGAGGAGAACCATGGCTCGTAGAGAACTTCGAAAGCTTAGAATG GCTGCTAAGGAAGCCAAGGCTCTTGAAGCTGCAAAAAAAGAACTTGAAAAGCAAGTGGAAGAATTGAGTTTGTCTCTAGAATCAGAGAGAAGAATGAGGGT TGATATTGAGGAAGCCAAGACACAGGAAAATGAAAAACTACAATCAGCTTTGCATGAGATGGAGCTTCAACTCAAAGAAACTCAAGCTTCCTTGCATGAGATGGAGTCATTGCTTCTTAAGGAACGTCAGGCCCCTAAAACTGCCGATACAACACCTATGCAAGTTATTCAATCTAACGGAGCTGATAATGATATTGAATTGATTAGCAAGCTTACAGCAGAAAATGAACAACTCAAG GATCAGGTTAGTTCACTTGAACAGAAAATTAATGAAACAGAAAGGAAATATGAAGAATGTAGCAAACTTAGTGAGGAACGCATGAATCAAATCATAGAGACCGAAAGCAAGATAATTGAGctaaagacatcaatgcaaag GCTTGAAGAAAAAGTTTCTGATATGGAAACTGAGAATCAAGTTTTAAGGCAGAAAAGCCTTTCGAGTTCATCATCAAAGAAAATGTCAGAAAAGAATCCATCTCAG TCATCGGAAAATGGTAGTAATCAG GCATCAACATCAGCAAGTTCAGGCCAGACAAAGACATTTGGAACCGATGCCGATAGCAAAGTAAGGACATCTCACATGGAGAGGCATCTT GAGAGCATCGAAACTCTTTTCAAGTGCATCCAAAAAGATCTTGGATTCTCGGAAGGAAAACCCGTGGCAGCATTCACCCTTTATAACTGTCTGCTACATTGGAAATGTTTTGAAGCAGAAAAGACAAGTATATTTGATCGTCTTATTCAGCTGATTGGATCTGCAATAGAGGATCAAGATAACAATGGTTGCATGGCTTATTGGTTGTCCAACACATCTGCTTTGTTGTTCCATCTCCAGCGAACTCTTCGAGTCCCTACAGCACGAAAGCCACCCACTCCAACATCTTTCTTTGGAAGAGTCACTCAA GGATTTCGGTCATCGAAAAGTCTTTCCAGTGGTTCATTTGATGTGGAGCATCAAGTTGATGCCAAGTACCCTGCTTTACTTTTCAAGCAGCAACTTGCAGCTTACGTTGAGAAGATTTATGGAATTCTTAGAGAAAATTTGAAGAAAGACATATCTCCTCTAATTTCTGCTTTCATTCag GCGCATGGAAAGTCAGATGATAACAACCATCCAGCTGCTTCATGGACTGCCATTGTACAATGCATTAACAGATTTCTCAATATTTTCAAAGAAAACCAT GTGCATCCAGTTCTCGTTCAGAAGATATTCAGCCAAGTTTTTCAACATATCAATGCGGAAATCTTTAATAG CCTTGTTTCACAAAGAGAATGTTGCACATTCAACAATGGACAACTTCTCAAATCTGGATTGGCTGAACTAGAACAGTGGTCTACTGAAGCAACAGAAGAG TATGCTGGCACAACTTTGGATGAACTCAAACATGTAACACAAGCCGTTAGATTCTTG GTTGTAGAGAAAAAGGATGAATTATCATATGATGGTCTTACAAATGAGCTATGCCCT GTTCTTAGTTCTCACCAGCTTTACAGAATATGTACACTTTACTGGGATGGAAATGAAAATGACAGTAGCCAAAGTGTATCATCTGAA GTCATCTCTAGTTTGAAGCTGCTAATGACAGATGGTGTAGAAGATGATAGTAAATCCTACATGTTAGAAGACAATTCAAg TATCCCTATTATTGTTGAGGAGATTTCTAGCTCCCTCAAAGATAAGACTACTTCAAAAGTAAAGCCTCCTGAAGAACTTCTTGAGAATGCAGGCTTCCAATTTTTACATGACTATTCTTAA